A single genomic interval of Rhizobiales bacterium GAS188 harbors:
- a CDS encoding putative transposase, with product MDEYGGLSHSKWECKYHVIFIPKGRRKALYGQLREHLGEVFRTLARQKECLIEEGHLMPDHVHMMISIPPKYAVSQVVGFIKGKSAIHLARVYGERKRNFVGQHFWARGYFVSTIGRDEAAIREYIRNQEKEDTRLEQLNLWR from the coding sequence ATGGACGAGTATGGGGGCCTAAGCCACTCGAAATGGGAGTGCAAATATCACGTGATCTTCATTCCCAAGGGCCGAAGGAAGGCCCTGTATGGACAATTGCGGGAGCATCTTGGGGAGGTCTTCCGGACATTGGCCAGGCAGAAGGAGTGCCTGATTGAGGAGGGCCATCTGATGCCGGATCATGTGCATATGATGATTTCGATCCCACCCAAATATGCAGTGTCGCAGGTGGTGGGTTTTATCAAAGGCAAGAGCGCGATCCACTTGGCGCGCGTTTATGGCGAACGCAAACGCAACTTCGTGGGGCAGCATTTTTGGGCCAGGGGATATTTTGTCTCGACCATTGGGCGTGACGAAGCAGCAATACGGGAATACATCCGCAACCAGGAAAAGGAGGACACCCGCTTGGAGCAGCTCAACCTATGGCGTTGA
- a CDS encoding asparagine synthase (glutamine-hydrolysing), whose translation MCGIVGIASHHPIDQCALDAAVDCLRHRGPDGNGIYVGHAGRVGLGHTRLAIIDLTPGGHQPMHSQDGQVVLTFNGEIYNYLELRAELADRGYRFKSLSDTEVLLAGFLLDGPKILERLNGIFAFAIYDCRSNELFLARDQMGIKPLYYAETPDGFVFASEIKALLKLVPLDRSLDLSAMRRYLTFLWCPGEQTPMKHVKKLSPGSALTVRDDGTVVQRWTYWEPPQYAPRQGWNPSDCAVELNELLGQCVRRQMISDAPLGAFLSGGIDSSSIIAAARRQNPDIQCFTVDLAGGAEQGTANDLPYARAVAADLGVSLSEVRVDAAAMCDRVVDMVEILDEPLADPACLNVLFISELARSHGIKVLLSGAGGDDLFTGYRRHTLLSFDPLWSVLPVGVRRRLATLAANRDCRGGFNRRLARLLAVVSENGDRRITANFMWGAAGSVDNLLAPEVRAALADDDVEAPLAKMIADAPSLPTIEKCLKLEKRFFLADHNLIYTDKMAMAAGVEVRVPFLDLDLLEFAATVPSIWKHRFMRPKWILKESQRPVLPANVIDRPKTGFGAPLRRWMKGEMQNLVEDLLSPAVISRRGLFDGAAVQEMLAKDRRGETDASYTLFSLMCIELWCRRFVDAPPPPVARAETMRSRI comes from the coding sequence GTGTGCGGCATCGTTGGCATCGCCTCCCATCATCCGATCGATCAATGCGCGCTCGACGCGGCCGTCGACTGTCTTCGCCATCGTGGACCCGACGGCAATGGTATCTATGTGGGGCACGCGGGGCGCGTAGGATTAGGACACACCCGGCTTGCCATCATCGATCTAACCCCCGGCGGGCATCAACCGATGCATAGCCAGGATGGTCAAGTCGTGCTTACCTTCAATGGCGAGATATACAATTATCTGGAATTGCGTGCGGAACTGGCGGATCGCGGATATCGCTTCAAAAGCCTTTCCGACACCGAAGTTCTTCTTGCCGGGTTCCTGTTGGATGGACCCAAGATCCTCGAGAGATTAAACGGAATCTTCGCGTTCGCGATTTATGACTGCCGCAGCAATGAGCTGTTTCTTGCGCGTGACCAGATGGGCATTAAGCCTCTCTACTATGCGGAAACGCCGGACGGCTTTGTGTTCGCAAGCGAGATCAAGGCCCTCCTCAAGCTGGTGCCGCTCGATCGGAGCCTAGATCTGTCCGCGATGCGCCGCTATCTCACATTCCTTTGGTGCCCCGGCGAGCAAACGCCGATGAAGCATGTCAAGAAGCTTTCGCCTGGATCGGCACTGACGGTCCGCGATGATGGTACGGTCGTGCAGAGATGGACCTATTGGGAACCTCCGCAATATGCGCCACGGCAAGGCTGGAACCCAAGCGACTGTGCAGTCGAATTGAACGAGCTTCTCGGTCAATGTGTTCGCCGACAGATGATCTCGGACGCACCTCTCGGCGCGTTCTTGTCCGGTGGCATCGACTCAAGCTCAATCATTGCCGCAGCTCGCCGGCAGAATCCGGATATCCAGTGCTTCACCGTCGATCTCGCGGGTGGCGCGGAGCAGGGCACTGCCAACGATCTGCCCTATGCCCGGGCCGTCGCAGCGGATCTCGGTGTGTCGCTCTCCGAAGTACGCGTCGATGCGGCAGCGATGTGCGATCGGGTTGTCGACATGGTCGAGATCCTTGACGAACCGCTCGCCGATCCAGCCTGCCTTAACGTTCTCTTCATCAGCGAGCTCGCACGCAGCCATGGTATCAAGGTGTTGTTATCCGGCGCAGGAGGCGATGACCTGTTCACTGGCTATCGTCGACATACGTTGCTGTCGTTTGACCCTCTGTGGTCGGTTCTCCCGGTGGGAGTCAGGCGGCGGCTCGCAACTCTTGCCGCGAACCGAGACTGTCGAGGCGGCTTCAATCGACGGCTTGCGCGGCTGCTCGCGGTGGTGTCGGAGAACGGTGATCGGCGCATCACGGCGAATTTCATGTGGGGCGCGGCCGGGAGCGTCGACAATCTGCTTGCACCCGAAGTCAGGGCCGCGCTGGCGGATGATGATGTGGAGGCCCCACTCGCCAAGATGATTGCGGATGCGCCCTCGCTGCCTACGATTGAGAAGTGCCTGAAGCTCGAAAAGCGCTTTTTCCTCGCCGATCACAATCTGATCTACACCGACAAGATGGCGATGGCGGCAGGAGTCGAGGTGCGCGTTCCGTTCCTTGATCTGGATCTGCTTGAGTTCGCCGCGACGGTGCCTTCAATATGGAAGCACCGGTTCATGCGGCCGAAGTGGATTTTGAAGGAGTCGCAGAGACCGGTTCTTCCCGCCAACGTCATCGATCGCCCAAAAACCGGCTTTGGAGCCCCGCTACGCCGTTGGATGAAAGGCGAAATGCAGAACTTGGTTGAAGACTTGCTGTCCCCGGCGGTGATATCCCGACGTGGGCTTTTCGATGGGGCAGCCGTGCAGGAGATGCTGGCCAAGGATCGTCGGGGCGAAACAGACGCATCCTATACGCTGTTCTCCTTGATGTGCATCGAATTGTGGTGCCGGCGTTTTGTCGATGCGCCGCCGCCGCCGGTCGCGCGCGCAGAGACGATGCGATCGCGCATCTGA
- a CDS encoding Uncharacterized SAM-binding protein YcdF, DUF218 family, with translation MFYFFSKLPWLLFGAPIDALFSFTVITTLYAALGASRRAGLLAAIGILGFFVASFTPAGYWLMLPLENRFPRWQIGPEIPDGIIALGGDALGEESARVTALVELGRRFPKSRLFLIAGGQADELRAEIISLGGDPGRLVTEGESRNTSENAINAARIIKPQPDQRWILITTSWHMPRAVGCFRASGFDVNAYPVDFRANYNARDDALKVFPGSDSSTYFNLAVKEWIGLVAYRLAGKTHEFFPAP, from the coding sequence GTGTTCTATTTCTTCTCGAAGCTGCCTTGGCTACTCTTTGGCGCGCCGATAGACGCGCTCTTTTCATTTACTGTGATAACAACTCTTTATGCTGCGCTAGGCGCCTCGCGTCGCGCCGGATTATTGGCGGCAATCGGAATTCTGGGCTTTTTTGTTGCGAGCTTCACTCCGGCTGGTTACTGGCTAATGCTCCCTTTGGAGAACCGGTTCCCGCGCTGGCAAATCGGTCCAGAAATCCCTGACGGAATCATTGCTCTAGGAGGAGATGCTCTAGGAGAGGAGAGTGCGCGTGTAACTGCACTGGTGGAACTAGGTCGACGCTTTCCCAAATCGCGACTATTCCTAATCGCAGGGGGTCAGGCGGATGAATTGCGGGCGGAAATCATTTCCCTGGGCGGCGATCCAGGGCGACTTGTCACAGAAGGGGAATCACGAAACACGTCTGAAAATGCAATCAATGCAGCAAGAATCATAAAACCCCAACCGGATCAGCGTTGGATACTGATAACAACTAGTTGGCATATGCCAAGAGCCGTAGGATGTTTTCGTGCCTCCGGATTTGACGTAAATGCATATCCAGTAGACTTTAGAGCAAACTACAACGCGCGGGACGATGCTCTCAAAGTATTCCCTGGTTCTGACTCGTCCACATATTTCAATTTAGCGGTTAAGGAATGGATCGGCTTGGTTGCCTATCGCTTGGCAGGCAAGACCCACGAATTTTTTCCAGCGCCCTAG
- a CDS encoding Homeodomain-like domain-containing protein: MRTGISITVSSADGRRLTALIEDRNTPQKHVWRAQIVLLSGDGLGTNAIMRQTAKSKTCVWRWQARFMEEGVDGLLRDKTRPARVEPLGDEITAWIVARTLEDPPCEATHWTGAMMAEEAGVSVSAVQRIWRAHGLAPHRIRLFKLSNDPNFIDKLRDVVGLYVNPPAHAIVLSIDEKSQIQALDRTQPGLPMKKGRAGTMTHDYKRNGTTTLFAAPNVLDGKVISRNMQRHRHQEFIRFLNTVEAQVPVGKVIHAVVDNYATHKHPKVRRWLATHPRWTFHFTPTSCSWLNAVEGFFAKLTKRRLKRGVFRSLVDLQAAINRLVDEHNRAPKPFTWTADPNKIIAAVKRGHQMLDSAH, translated from the coding sequence ATGCGCACCGGTATTTCCATCACTGTCTCGTCCGCTGATGGCCGCCGCCTCACGGCCCTGATCGAGGACCGTAATACGCCGCAGAAACATGTTTGGCGCGCTCAAATCGTGCTGCTCAGCGGCGACGGTCTGGGCACGAACGCGATCATGCGCCAGACGGCCAAATCCAAGACCTGTGTCTGGCGCTGGCAGGCGCGCTTCATGGAGGAAGGCGTCGACGGCCTCCTTCGCGACAAGACGCGGCCCGCCCGCGTCGAGCCCCTGGGGGATGAGATCACCGCTTGGATCGTGGCGCGGACGCTCGAAGATCCGCCTTGCGAGGCGACGCACTGGACCGGCGCGATGATGGCCGAGGAGGCCGGTGTTTCCGTCAGCGCCGTTCAACGCATCTGGCGCGCCCATGGCCTCGCCCCGCACCGGATACGCCTGTTCAAGCTCTCCAACGATCCCAATTTCATCGACAAGCTGCGTGATGTCGTTGGCCTCTATGTGAACCCGCCGGCGCACGCTATCGTGTTGTCGATCGACGAGAAGAGCCAGATTCAGGCGCTCGATCGCACGCAACCGGGACTGCCCATGAAAAAGGGGCGCGCCGGAACCATGACGCATGATTACAAGCGCAATGGAACAACGACACTCTTCGCCGCGCCCAACGTTCTCGACGGCAAGGTCATCAGCCGCAACATGCAGCGCCATCGTCATCAGGAGTTCATCCGCTTCCTCAACACCGTCGAAGCACAGGTTCCGGTCGGCAAGGTCATCCATGCGGTTGTCGACAATTACGCCACCCACAAACACCCGAAAGTCCGCCGCTGGCTGGCAACCCATCCACGCTGGACCTTCCACTTCACGCCCACATCCTGCTCCTGGCTCAACGCCGTCGAAGGCTTCTTCGCCAAGCTGACCAAACGGCGACTGAAGCGCGGCGTCTTTCGATCCCTCGTCGATCTGCAAGCCGCAATCAATCGCCTCGTCGACGAGCACAACCGTGCCCCCAAGCCCTTCACTTGGACAGCCGATCCAAACAAAATCATCGCAGCCGTCAAAAGAGGGCACCAAATGTTAGATTCTGCCCACTAG